The DNA sequence CAAATAAACTCATTGAACCTTCTGTCGCCTCAATATATTTTTCTAAAAGTGGCAATTCTCCTGGAGCCCAATATTCACCAACTGCAAAAATATTTTTTCCAGTATTCGCTCGCAGATTATAAAGCCATTCCTTGTAAAATTCGGGAGATTGATGTTTCACAGCATCCAAACGAACACCGTCAAAATGGATTTGGTCATGATACCATTTTCCCCAATTATTGAGTTCTTCGCGCACGAAAGGATTTCTTTGGTCGATGTCATTATACATTAGATAATCGTAATTTCCCTTTTCATCAGAAATCATTTCTTCCCAACCTTCGCCGTGATCATTGATGATTTGGTAGATTCCTTCTTCCTGACCTTCAGCAAAATCAACTCCTGAAAAGCAATGAAAGTTCCATTTAAAATTGGAGTATTTTTCTCCTCTTCCCGGAAAGGTAAATTTGGTATAAGATTCTATTTCAAAAGGTTCAGATATGTTTTCCTGACGGTTTTCAGGATTTACTTTTACCGCATGAAATTTTTCTTTTTCGTCGCCACCAGCTTTATGATTGAGGACAATATCGGCGATAATAGAAATGCCATTTTCCTGTAAAGTTTTACAAGCGGTAAGATATTGTTCTTTTGTTCCGTATTTTGTGGGAATCGTTCCTTTTTGGTCAAATTCTCCTAAGTCGAATAAATCGTAAGGATCGTAACCTACGGAATAACCGCCGCCAGCACCTTTGTAAGCAGGTGGAAACCAAACGGCTGAAATTCCTAATTCCTTTAAATAAGACGTTGAATTTTTAATCTGATCATACAATTGGGAATTTCCATCGGAATACCAATGGAAAAATTGAATCATGGTTGGGTTCATTTTTATAGATTTTGAAATGGAGGAGCAAAAACCGTCCCGAAATCATAAAGAAATAGGTATTCTTTTTTGTTAAGAATGAAAGTTCGTTTTAAAGACACTGTTTTTTAAATTTTGAATATCTTTTTTAAGAAATACCGCCATAAAATAAAATAAACGCTAATTCAGAAGGGGGCGAGCTAATGACATCTTGTCGATTATTATAATAAAAAAGCCGCACAAAAGCGGCTTAAAAAATAATAAAACTATTAAAAAAAACTATTTGTTTGCAACAATATTCAGTCCAAGATTAACTTCCTGAGAAATCATCCAGTCTTTCGGATCGCCTTCAGCACCGTACGCTAAGCCCCAATCCTGTCTGTTGATGGTGAATTTGGACACTAAACTTACTTTATCGTTAGTCACTTCAACTTTCGCCGGGAAAGTAACATTTACTGTTTTGTCTTTGATGGTAAGGTTTCCGCTAACCTGTTTGTTAGCTCCTTCCACTTTACTCTCTGTACCTGCAGGAAGATCTTCAACTTTAGTAATATCGAATTTCACACTTGGATATTTTTCCACATCAAAGAAGTCTGCGCTTTTCAAATGCATATCAAGATCAGCAGCTGTTTTACCGTCAGTGATGGCTGGATCTACCGCGGTTGGATCAGTAGTTAAAGAGTTGATGTCAGAAACCAGGCTGCCTGAGATAAGATTTCCGTTGTCTACAGAAAATAAACCGGTCGTTTTAGTTGTTCCGAATCTTGGGTTTAAACCTCCTTTGTGGTAAGCAGTCCAATTTACCATGCTGCTGTCTGTATTCACGTTAAATGTTTCCGCGGTATGTTGAGCAACGGTTTGTTCCGTTGTAGAGGTAGCCATGTCCGTTTTTGATTCCTTACATGATACTACAGCAAGAGCAGCAGAAAGCGCCAGAATTGATAATTTTTTCATTGTATAATATTAATTGTTATCTAGGTGCAAAAATAAAGCAGATAACCGAGGCAAATATTGACTTATGATAAGAAGTGTCAGATAATTTCGTAAAGTTTAAGTTGGAGGATAGCAAATCGTTATCGTATACAGAATACGTTATGAAA is a window from the Kaistella flava (ex Peng et al. 2021) genome containing:
- a CDS encoding YceI family protein, whose amino-acid sequence is MKKLSILALSAALAVVSCKESKTDMATSTTEQTVAQHTAETFNVNTDSSMVNWTAYHKGGLNPRFGTTKTTGLFSVDNGNLISGSLVSDINSLTTDPTAVDPAITDGKTAADLDMHLKSADFFDVEKYPSVKFDITKVEDLPAGTESKVEGANKQVSGNLTIKDKTVNVTFPAKVEVTNDKVSLVSKFTINRQDWGLAYGAEGDPKDWMISQEVNLGLNIVANK
- a CDS encoding alpha-amylase gives rise to the protein MIQFFHWYSDGNSQLYDQIKNSTSYLKELGISAVWFPPAYKGAGGGYSVGYDPYDLFDLGEFDQKGTIPTKYGTKEQYLTACKTLQENGISIIADIVLNHKAGGDEKEKFHAVKVNPENRQENISEPFEIESYTKFTFPGRGEKYSNFKWNFHCFSGVDFAEGQEEGIYQIINDHGEGWEEMISDEKGNYDYLMYNDIDQRNPFVREELNNWGKWYHDQIHFDGVRLDAVKHQSPEFYKEWLYNLRANTGKNIFAVGEYWAPGELPLLEKYIEATEGSMSLFDSSLQHNFHVASLAGAEYDLRKIFDETLTLANPLLSVSLVDNHDTQPLQELEAPVEKWFKPLAYALILLRKDGYPCIFYPDLFGAHYTDKDKEGNDQEIFLDKVEKIEELLKARKYFAYGNQRDYFEDANCLGWIREGDGEHKGCAVVLSNKDAYDKPMEIGTQYAGQTFYDFLGWFQDKIIIDENGWGNFPVPAGNVSVWVPEN